Genomic window (Bombyx mori chromosome 9, ASM3026992v2):
gagctcacctactagccacggttacgctgaaatagcctctcaaggctatcagcttaggtaggaaaaaaaaaaaaaaaaaaacgcaaaacaTTCCGGCTCGAGCAGTCGAACGGAGCGAAGCTCTCTGCTGTTAACGCTGTACACTTGAAATGCAATAAGTGGAATTCATTTGAAAAGTGAGTCTTAAATATTGTCACTATGGAAGGAAATGATAATGCTGAAGACAATGGTGACAGCGACGCTGACGTcttcattttataatattattattataagtaaacaattaatcattatataTTCGacaaaattttagtttaataaatGGCGACTGTCAGGGTTGACGAACGTCAAGATATCTATTGCTAGTACATTACTAAATATCATTGTAATCCTTgattatttaagtaatttaaccatctgtataattaaaatagtgaagTCAACAATAGTACCGTTTACATATTTCAATGCTTCTTGGAGTGAGTGTAACGGCTTACCATGGATTCCCGTGCTGACGAGTTCACGAATCAATAACCTTAAGCGACAGCCCGGCCTCCTGATTCCACAATACATAAATACTGTACGATTTTCCTTTATTGCATTGGTCAACAAGCTAGCAATAGACATCAGAACGTGAAAGTCGTTGTCCACTTTGAAAtatgattaaatattaatactgTCGTAAAATCGCTGACCTATGGCTCCTTTTCAGAAATtatgactgcttcacgataaAAGTAGGCGGAATTATCATATCATGCCCTGAAAGCAGTAAATACAGAAATTTATCAATTCggttgtcttttttttcttttttttttctttttcttataaacCCAGGTTTCTTATCCCATCACGGTTTGATGAATACGTATGTATGATTTGAACACTGGCATAGTAGCATTGCCTAAGACGAGCACATTTACGACTTGAAAAGGTGGGAGCaaaaaaagatgtttttttttaaagatactgctgttacaaataaaaaataaggaaattgtttaaaaaaattacaatatattttgttacaacAGATTTTAAACTACTCAGACATATTATTCAAAAAATACCTATAATTCCGCATACAAATCCCAATCGGTCTCCGGCATAAGCCACGGAACACGGTCGCGACGCCATTATGAAGCGCATTAATTTTTCACATCCGCTCCCTCACGTATAATTGAGCTATTCACGTGTATTTCAATATGAAAATTAATCACACGGAATATCCATTTTTGTTTGTAAAGCTTTGCATCTTAAGTGCCTGTTAGGTCGAGCCCATCGATCTCAAAAGAGGCAATACTTTGTAAAAAGTGCTGTGCATTTCATAACGAAATAATATGGGAGAGATACTCTAAAGAAAataactagtctggccataactattgttacataaaaactttttttttctacttttaaattattttgaatgtagaacacgtatattattttaaaaactcctTCCGATTTTGTgccatttcatatatttttgcgtgctcattatcaaattacaataagGAATGGAATGataaagaaaataggattgcagtAATCGCtttgcacaaagtgggtatggtgccgtcggtcatattccagacacttcaaaaACTTGAtatcagccgtatgttcgtatGTCGTCCTATCAACCGATACAACAATACTTCGTCTGTCGAAgacctgaagctaataaaagcatattaaaaattttattggtttttaCAAAATATGAGTTTAACATTGTCATAAGTTGATTTGAAGGTTATTGGAggcgataaaaaataataaaataacagattaatcaaaatgaaaaaatacgTATGTTTCTACCtagtacaaaaatttaaaaatctaattaTAAACTAAACATTACtacaatactataaataatttgtataaaaacGTAGGCTATAACaagttgtaattaaaatttagaaagCTAAACAACCTATTTAGCCTATTTAGTTTCTAAGCAGGTCTATTTAGCCTATTTAGTTTCAGGTTTTCAAACCTTATATTGCTAAATGAAAAACTTTGGCAAAATGAAATATCGTTCAACACGATTCATTTATTATAGAAATCTTGTAAATGTTCACCAAAAGGTAATTTCGCAGAAATATGttctagcattttttttttttggagttgtGTTTCGATTGAACATTTTAAGTAGGTTCATTACGAAGACAATTTCAATAAGAAGCGTTATTGAAGTACGGAATCCGAAAACAATACCTATTTAATCCTCACACACATCCTTCCAATTTACTAAACGCTTTAacacaatttactggtggtaggacctcttgtgagtccgcgcgggtaggtagctcgtgtgtggacgagctcacagcccacctggtgttaagtggttactggagcccatagacatctacaacgtaaatgcgcaacccaccttgagatataggttctaaggtctcagtatagttacaacggctaccccacccttcaaaccgaaacgcattactgcttcacggcagaaataggcagggcggtggtacctacccgtgcggactcacaagaggtcctaccaccagtgattacgcaaattataattttgcgggtttgatttttattacacgatgttattccttcaccgtggaagtcaatcgtgaacatttgttaagtacgtatttcattcgaaaaattggtacccacctgcgggattcgaacaccggtgcatcgcaacaacgaatgcaccggacgtcttttatcctttaggccacgacgacttcaaaatatttttgtattcattGTGTATTTCAAGTTGTAACCCAAATTAAAGGAAAAGCTTTTAGGAAAATCCCTTTTTTGCGTTTTTagctaaataatattttataacacaTCAGCTTTTTAACATTTTCCTGTATATTTACGTATGaattctgttttgttattttttttatgaaccgCAACCTTATTTTGGAGACATCTCGAAAACTGCCACAGTCGTGGTGTTCGCGTGTCTTTGTCTTCTAGGAAAACAGATTAGAATGTTTCAAATTCGTAGGTAAACAGTAATAATTACGTCTAATACGAACGGCGGTAACATAAAGCCAAGGTTTAACTGCAACCAGCTGTGTCCCGGGAGTTGTAAACGTTTAGTTTATCGTTCAAGTGTAACACAAAGACAATTTGTTTTAGTTGATATAACTTTGTATTAAGCGGATTGAGTGTAAATGATCGGTGAATTGAATTAAAACTTAGTAACCACattggaaaagacattttggaTATATCTTTTAAAATGTGATACATACAATATCTGGTACAAAACGCGTCATGTCGTTGATTCGTGATTGTGATGTGATTGTGATTCGTGAAAGCCCATTATTAGTATATTTGATAGCTTTACATGGGAatgaatcttatacctttaaacgagcaattcttgtatatacgtatataatctgaatctcggaaacggctccaacgattttcataaaatttagtacacaggggatttcaggggcgataaatcgatctagttacgatttattttcagaaaatgctgttttattcgtgttttcaataatcaactcttcccgacatctattggcgaataataatactaatttttcttaattgagggcaactaaccgctttaaagacacaacaagatggcgttatcaaaaaaaaaagagcaaagcTCGGTTATCATTTAGTACTTAATTATGAATTAAAGTCGATAACGAACGATCAAGAATGATTTGAGTTACTGCTGCTTACGCTTTTTATTCCTACATTTTGTCTGTTTAACTCACTAGTTTTTGTGTGATCTACGTACAGTCCGGTATGAGACCGTGCCGGTAGACGTTGAAgctgtcgtggcctaaaggttaagacaaccgatgcattcgtatcaagtgaTGCAACTGTGGCGGTGTTAGAGTTCCGCAGGCAGGTAacaattgttctaatgaaatacgtacataagaaatgttcacgactgacttccacggtgaaggaatagcattgtgTAATACAAATGAAacccaaaaaattataattagcgtaattactggttgtaggacgttttgtgagtctgcataggtaggtgccaccacccttttttttctgggccgggggccgaacctcctacgagctCCCTATGCCTAGGAGGCACGTGGGTATGTGAGACTGGAGGATCCGCAGATGCTGAGAacggaccgcgggcccaaggatggtaTTTAGGGCCCTGCCCACTAAACAACTTCTCTGCAatctcgcccaagcgtccgatccccgcCAAGGTCAGAACGTAAGGGGGCTACCGTagtcaacactgcaaccagacgcACGGCTTATGCCAAACACGCCCGACCGACAAAATCGTTGAGGCGAAACAAGGGCTCTAgaacgtcagccgtctcggtacggcggCTCATCGAGTGGTGCCACTAGTGTCCCGCGATATCCCGCTGGGTTGAAACTAGTCCTCCAAGTCGGGACGCGATATACCACCAACCGGTCGCTTTTATGATGTCACTACTGAGTGATGCCTTCGAATGTTTGTACCACGCCGCGTGGTCTCGAGTCCCTCAGGTTGCCTCTTGACCTTCCCCTAGGGGGAGGCTGCCTCCTATAGGTGCCGGAACGTATGCTTGagataccaccattctgcctatttctgccgtaaattagtaatgcgtttcagcttgaagggtaaGGTAAGACTTTAGGACCCATagcccaaggtgggtggcggtatttatgttgttgatgtctatagattccggtaaccactttaaacCATGTGGGCCATGACCTTGTCcctccatctacgcaataaatgaaaaataaaaaaaattgtcactcTCCAGTTAATTGCTACTGCGATGCAAAGATGCATTCCGATTTGAACATCGTTGCAGTAGCAGTTTGATCTGATGATTCCCATTCCTGGTGATCGTTACATGTCAGGTGGGACATGAGCCATTTCACCATggacaataaatacataaataaagcaCCCGTATTAAAACACGTACAAGGACGACTTTCAGTACTATAGATCGAAAGCCCCGGGGCAGTCAAGCAAAATACTAAGTAATACGGTAAATGGAGCTCGGAATTATTGCCCAGAAAATGTCGACGGCTCCTAATAAAAGAGGGACATTTCAGCAAATTTTTACTGGCAGTGACAAAATACTTCATTAAGTATTGTAGCCGGTGTAAAATCTACGAATTTTTTGGCCACGTTAGTCTTTGTCAGAGCCAATTCAATTTGAAAGACTCATTTACGGCtttcattatatttaattatcattttcAACGTTACATGTATAGAGCATTTCCGATTTTAAAATAACAgcacaatattaattatttaaccaAGTGTTATTAACAGCGACCCTTCATAGGTAAACCCGTACAGTAAATTGGTCAAAAAATTTTCATGCAAAAAAAACGTTCGAAACGCTCGATTCACATAagtaaaactgtaaaaaaaaaagtgaaactgTAAAATGATTTTCACcgcaaataaatttattttaatcaatttgattaTTGTAATGATCTATGAAAACAATTGTGTACGGTTCAAATGTTGATAATGATTAAAAGAGAAGGTGACATGGTTGAAATCATAACGCAAGTGCGTGatgatatttttagttttatgtaAAATAGGAAAGTTGAATCTTTGTTACATTTTACCGAAAATTTCAATAGATTATTTTGAAACAAGTCAGGACAACTTCTACGAAGTAGGCAAACCGCAGACCCTCAAAGTTTTGTTCAAACATTAATAATTTCTTATGAACTCTACCGCGGTCTTCTATCGAGAATCATaaagtaattgaaattaaattattgctaACTGTTGTTTGCATAATGAATAGCCGGGGCCTCGTCAGAGATTTTAATGcggataattttataaattacttaatttaaaagtaattatgcTTAGTTTACTGTGTGCTTTTTTACATTACTCAGCTACGAGAATTTTTGAAGCGAGCCATATACTGGATTAGCGTCGTGGCTACGCTACACAGAAACCTCGGGAAAACGCATCGTACTCTATAGAATAAGTAGGATCCGAGGTTGTTGTCAACCACCGTGCCTTTGATATTCGATAACAACGGGTTGCAGCTGATGGTACTTAATTCTACGAATCACCATTTTACCTGGAGGCGTTAGCGGAGCGAAAGAGCTCTATCCTGTGATTGTGTTTGGTCTTCTCATTTCCGTGTCGGTTAAGCAATGCAAGAAAAACCTTAATGCGTTTGTCGAACTGGCAAGCGTATAGTCCGTGCGGGATTTTTACCTTCCGAATTTGAGGCAAATGGACCAATATTGCTTTGATACTAACGTTGAAAGCTGTTACTAACTCAGCGGTAGATTGTgtatcgtcagcttccactatGACTTTTAATTTATCGTTGTTGACTTAGGTTTTCGGGCGGCCACGAGGCTCAGTTTATCAGATCAAAGTATTCATGTTAGAAGTGTCCAAATTATTtccaaattacattttaaatggccagtattgtaaaacggaAACTCTATAGACATAGACCTAttattaatatcattaatgcACAACTTAATTAAGCAATTTTGCAACCAAGCCAAtttcaacaataataaaaagattttGAGAAAGATATTCTTCGAAAACTAAAGGCaattttatttcctaaataatTTTAGCATGACATAGCTGTAGGCAATCTAAATGCACCAATTTGCCTATCATCGTAACGTCTCAAATTATAAAagaagtaattttataataaaagacTTCCATGAATACTAGTCCTTTTACTATTAGCACATTAGTACAACTTTCTTTGGTGTTTAGACGTTTGAGTCAACACAAAATGTTTGAAAagataaaaagtatttataataaatcaaattatGATATTTCTTCAGAATTTGTGAATCCTTTGGACTAccataaaactttttattttatattgaaacaATTTAGAGTCGTAGATGTGGATTCCTCTAAAAATAAGTACGAATTTCaatcacaataattttatactCACTCtatgatatgtatgtataaacacTAAGCTTTCCCTTTAAATGCCATGGTTTACGAATATGTCATCATGTAAGAAATAAcatttgtgtaaaaaaaatcaatagaaaTGGGTATAACAATGTTATAAACCAATTTTATTGTTACTTGAATTTTCcgataattgtaatttttagttATGGATTTTTACAGGTACTGCAATCAAAATATAATTCTTTTCACAATTGGAGCTATAGCAAACACATTGATGTTAATATCTTTATGCCATGGAATACACAAAATGGAAATACCACACATAACTGAAGCTGGAACCTATTGTATTGTGTTGAGTTATAAGTTATTGATCTTGTCATGTACTAAAATAAATGTTGTGCACTACGAAAATTTATTGAAGTCTATGAAAGAAGACTTCAAATATATATTCACAAATGGCAAGAAATATAGGTAAGACCTTATATTTATTAAGAACATTAAAGGAGCTAAAATTTTGGGAACCACGTTAAAATACCAATTATgtgtttgtaaatattaaagtagtaagggagttcatatagagtcccttctttatttcgccgtaaagtcgtgttttatgtaattaacaccacagttggaacaatataaattttattgttgtagcggcataaataattctaagtaattacattatattagttatctaacacattataaattattattgcgttttaattaattggccgtaaaaaggtcccgtccacagactatattctttttcccacatctcgtgcgttccggcttacgcatcataaaaatgtgcGTTCATAAACGCCACAGTAGTATTACTTACTTCTAACGCATAGTgatttaaattagtattttacAGAGAACGATTCTTCGGTCTACAACTGGTAACATGGAAAATTTCCCTATTTTCGgtaatatttacttttagcATTCCTGTTGGCATGATTATATCTGCTTTCGGGTCACTGTTATACTACTTATTAACAAACGAATCAAGAAACGGCAACAAGAGACCTCTGTTATTCCCATTTTATATTCACGGCGTAGATTTTGGTGATACCCCAATTTATGAAATTGCTTTTACGTTTTCAAACATCTGTACTTTGGCATACgcttataattatatttgtaagtACATCTTGGTTTACTGAAGGCAcctaatttgatttatttagatGCAGTAATAACTTTAAATGCTCATTTACATAGTGTGCAAAAATATTTCGTaagattagtaaaaaaataatcttgtaTACTTTTAACAAACTTTATACAACATAAAACATGTAAAGTACGGGCTTCTTGATAATAATTGCATGTGTTCCTTAAAAAAGATTTACTTTAAACATAAcagtttctatatttttatttgtatatttagttATGATACAAACACAAATAGTGTGGGTGAGGCAAATAACATCAAAGGCGGATATTATAATATGGAACCTTCAAGATCTTTTAAGAGATATTTATCCTCCTATAAATGAAACACAGAGggcttattttttaaatctgattAAACATCGAATGAGGGATATAGTAAGACAGCATCAATCGATGTAcaggtaaaatttattttcagataatCTTTTTACTAcgctaatttttatattaatttactatcttaattattattgattatttcttTTTGGTGTTAATTTGTAAACGAACTCAAGAACCATCTATTATTACGCTATTTTAGGAGCCCATGCAAATATAAGGTGGAAGTCTTAAACCGTAACCCATTTTTTTGCATTATGTAGGATATTGGTGTCAACCTGTGTAAACTCACAGTACGCTTTACCGCCGTCCATGCCAGTCGTAACCTTATTTGATATCTTGaagtttataaaataatgtatacgaGTATGGTTATGTAGAGAGCCATTAGCCgaattaatatgaaattttgcacacacATAAAGGGCGACATGACCACTCCGAAAACAGTTACGTTAGTGACAGATAGGTGCAGATAGGTTATTTTTTGAATCATAGGTCGAATTGATATGAAATCTATTATCTGTTTGTATATATATGTTCCTTAAACTATCTTACATAGTGAGCTTTTTGGAGTCGTCTTATGGgttatgaattttaataaaaaattggatTTTGTTGCGGGCGATGCCGCGGTCgcagttattaatattataaaacaggTCATTTACATATTGCAGTCTAATGGAAGATTACTCACAAGTTTACAAAAAGTTGCTGCTTTTTGAGCAAAAATGCTGCGGTCCAGTAGTTTGTCTTACTGCATATTGTGCTACTGAGGTTTGTTCAATACCACAATTTTCATAGagcgtattaaaatttaaagtcggattatttaaaaaaaaaactcacctaAGCTGTTTCTGTACCTGAATCAATTGGTCGCCTTCTACTAAAGAGGAGGTGCTTAAAGATCAGGAGTAAAGCCCAGGGGAATAGAATAAGGAGTCCCAAGGGTCGAAGTGTACGGTAATTGTTACGCCCAGACCCAACACTCAAGATAAAATCCTGCATCACGTAGGCGGGGGCTTTGATTCTAGTTCGAAAACAGTatctttaatcaatttatttaatctTTATTGCAGGAAACAGTACAAATTGTTAACTTTATTTCATATTACCATTCCGTGGTAATTTAGAACTTTGTAGCAGATACGAAATTAAAGGAgtattctgtaaaatataaatttaatgtacATTAGATAACAATATATAACTAAACATTCCTTCGCGAAAAAATTTGGTTTTCGGGATCTGTGTGTAATTGTCCTCATCTGGTATATTTTTCTGGCATCGTCATAGCTCCATAGAAAGTCCAAGCTTAGAGCAATTGAATGTGAAAAATTTGTTCATATGTCTGATGGTTGAGGATCACAATTTAAAAGCACTTTTACTACCGTTTCAGAAACTGGCTGAAGGGGAACTAAACGTAGTTCTCATTTTACTCTGTGTCGGCACGATTGTAATGCATTACATCCCTAGTCATTTGTGCACGTTCTTAACAATAAAGGTAAAATCAGTTATATTAATACTGTTATTCAATCACAATATATTTAAGACCTACTTTAACAGTCGGATATAGACAATAAATGGTGGACTGTATTCGCTAGCAATACCTCATACAATAAACACCATTTATATTTAAACGTTATATCTTGGTTGGTTAACAAAATGATTGGTGCGGACGTTCGAACTTTACCGAGATATTCTAATGTTGATGTTCAATCCCGATCATCGATACTCGGCAGAAGCACCTCTTTTAGGATCCACGTACTGACACGTAGGATCCATGAACTGCAACGGCTTGTCTTCTAATATACGTTATATAAAAGATtatctgtttttaatattacaaaaaaatacaactacTTCTAGTTTGTCAAGAGTTTTAGTACGGTCTTACTAGTAATAGGTTgaggaaaaagtcttttcgcattatagtgtgtatgaatttgtaataaaatctctttgactatactatttgtatctggccagttttggtatcattaaaagtttaaattttaaagaagataattccaaattcaaattaggaaaatgtgtgatttttaattatttttcgtgCTGTccagatgagtgaatctaatgaagaaattcgatacattttaaaattttactataaaaaaggtaaaaacgcaacgcaagccgcgaaaaaaatttgcgatgtttatggacctagtgcagtgtctgtgagagtagcacaaatttggtttaagcgttttcaatctggaaattttgatgtcatagatgcacgtcgctctggtcgccctattacggataaaatggatgccattttgaaaaagtggagcaagatcggcatatcagtagttacgacgtagctgaagatcTGGGAATTGACTACAAAACacttttggcgcatttgaaaaaactgggtacaGAAACAAACTCGATATTTGGATACCTCACTAGCtgactgaaagaaacctaatgagccgtgtactcatttgtgattcttcaTTACCACGTAATGAAACCGagccatttttgaagaagctgataactggtgatgaaaagtgaatcacgtacgacaagaacgtgcgaaaaaggtcgtggtcaaaggccgatcaggcttcacagactgtggcaaaacccgggttaactccgcaacaaggtgatgctacGTGTCTGGTGAGATTTGAAAGCCATTATTAATTATGAGCTGCTACCACCaagcaggaccatcgattctgaactctactgcgaataactgatgagattaaagcaagaagttgggagaaagcggccggaattaatcaacagaagggttgtggtttttcatcatgataacgctagacctcacacatctttagccactcagcaaaaattaagagagcttggctgggagatgtaatgcatccgccgtatagtcctgaccttgcaccttcagatttccacccgTTTCGGtttcttcagaattctttaggcagtgtcaggttaacatccgagaggactgccaaaaccatttgtcgcggtattttgatcagaatccccaaaatttctatagcaatgggatcgtgttcctacctacaagatggcaaaatgttatcgaacaaaatggtacctaggtacatactttagttaaatgtaaattagctatattaaaaat
Coding sequences:
- the LOC101736921 gene encoding uncharacterized protein LOC101736921 is translated as MDFYRYCNQNIILFTIGAIANTLMLISLCHGIHKMEIPHITEAGTYCIVLSYKLLILSCTKINVVHYENLLKSMKEDFKYIFTNGKKYRERFFGLQLVTWKISLFSVIFTFSIPVGMIISAFGSLLYYLLTNESRNGNKRPLLFPFYIHGVDFGDTPIYEIAFTFSNICTLAYAYNYIFMIQTQIVWVRQITSKADIIIWNLQDLLRDIYPPINETQRAYFLNLIKHRMRDIVRQHQSMYSLMEDYSQVYKKLLLFEQKCCGPVVCLTAYCATEKLAEGELNVVLILLCVGTIVMHYIPSHLCTFLTIKVRSICDACWDTPFWNADKAIRPYIVLIMQRSLRPLPLRAAGFEDICIQTFSRKMTSAYSYFNMLRQANRK